One genomic segment of Desulfovibrio sp. JC010 includes these proteins:
- a CDS encoding MATE family efflux transporter, with amino-acid sequence MNMTTADMTNAPYRTIWNLSWPQILMMIFHLMIGLVDVWVASKLGREIQASMGMISQSLFFFLVIAMATANGAVAAISQSIGAGLLQRSIRYVGLCVILGAVLGGTIFVLGFPFRNGILTVLQVPQEMRYVMEYFIEVFLYLVPIYYMQIITNAIFRAQKRVMLPLYSMIIITTLNTIGDLGLGLGMWGMPDLGYKGLAWATFGSITAGAMFNMAALLRLGHLRRKTMAPIRWMKAALPYLFKVAWPSGLMQIVWHSGYMVLYSITASLPENNVIALAGMTAGIRIESILFLPAFAFNMTASIIIGHYLGDGKADEAKKFGYRILFLAIGFLSITALLLWQVIYPVTSIIAPEQVVLDEAVNYLYYNMLAIPFTLTSMIMAGALNGAGATIYNLFIFAITVWGCRLPLAYFLGHEVLHSATGIWMAMLISQGVQASIIFYTFSCRNWQKFSMIKKKNKRTSNE; translated from the coding sequence ATGAATATGACCACAGCAGACATGACCAACGCTCCATACAGAACCATATGGAACCTGTCATGGCCGCAGATACTGATGATGATCTTCCACCTGATGATAGGCCTTGTGGATGTCTGGGTGGCATCCAAGCTGGGCCGTGAGATTCAGGCTTCCATGGGCATGATCAGCCAGTCCCTGTTCTTTTTTCTGGTTATCGCCATGGCTACGGCAAACGGTGCAGTTGCGGCCATCAGCCAGTCCATCGGTGCCGGGCTGCTGCAACGCTCTATTCGGTATGTAGGATTATGCGTCATACTTGGAGCCGTGCTCGGCGGAACCATCTTTGTGCTCGGCTTTCCCTTTCGCAACGGAATTCTGACCGTGCTGCAGGTGCCGCAGGAGATGCGTTATGTGATGGAGTATTTCATCGAGGTATTCCTCTATCTCGTGCCCATCTACTACATGCAGATCATCACCAATGCCATTTTCCGGGCCCAGAAACGGGTCATGCTGCCCCTTTACAGCATGATCATCATCACTACCCTGAACACCATCGGAGATCTCGGCCTCGGCCTCGGCATGTGGGGAATGCCCGATCTCGGCTACAAAGGTCTGGCATGGGCCACCTTCGGTTCCATCACCGCCGGGGCCATGTTCAACATGGCCGCCCTGCTTCGTCTTGGACATCTGCGCCGCAAAACCATGGCTCCCATACGCTGGATGAAAGCCGCACTGCCGTATCTCTTTAAAGTGGCCTGGCCCAGCGGGCTCATGCAGATTGTCTGGCATTCCGGATACATGGTACTCTACTCCATCACCGCCAGCCTGCCGGAAAACAACGTCATCGCGCTGGCAGGCATGACCGCGGGCATCCGCATCGAATCCATCCTCTTCCTGCCCGCATTCGCCTTCAACATGACCGCCTCCATCATCATCGGTCACTATCTAGGCGACGGCAAAGCTGACGAGGCCAAGAAATTCGGGTATAGAATATTGTTTCTGGCTATCGGATTCCTAAGCATCACCGCGCTGCTGCTTTGGCAGGTAATTTATCCGGTAACCTCCATCATCGCCCCGGAACAGGTGGTTCTTGATGAAGCTGTAAACTATCTTTACTACAATATGCTCGCCATCCCCTTCACCCTGACCTCCATGATCATGGCCGGGGCCTTGAACGGTGCGGGCGCGACCATCTACAACCTGTTCATTTTCGCCATCACCGTCTGGGGATGCAGGCTGCCGCTGGCCTATTTCCTCGGCCACGAAGTACTCCATTCCGCCACCGGCATCTGGATGGCAATGCTTATTTCCCAAGGCGTACAAGCCTCTATAATTTTTTACACATTCTCGTGCAGAAACTGGCAGAAGTTCAGCATGATCAAGAAAAAGAATAAAAGGACCAGCAATGAATAA
- a CDS encoding winged helix-turn-helix domain-containing protein, whose amino-acid sequence MSSDEKFCPRVRLNLWLETEEGMLFGLGRAQLLEQIEKQGSLNKAAKALGMSYRAAWGRLKNTEEVLGDSLVLKTRGRKGCSLTPLGERVLEDYRQWVQEVENFAVMTARKSFPWNIASYEEDMERIAQEKKGKK is encoded by the coding sequence ATGTCGAGTGATGAAAAATTCTGTCCCAGGGTGCGGTTGAATCTGTGGCTGGAAACAGAAGAAGGTATGCTTTTCGGTCTTGGCAGGGCGCAGTTGCTGGAACAGATAGAAAAACAGGGGTCGCTGAATAAAGCTGCCAAGGCACTCGGCATGTCCTATCGCGCGGCATGGGGCAGGCTCAAGAATACCGAAGAAGTGCTCGGCGATTCGCTGGTGCTTAAGACCCGTGGCCGCAAGGGCTGCAGTCTTACCCCTCTTGGGGAGCGGGTGCTGGAAGATTACCGCCAGTGGGTGCAGGAAGTTGAGAATTTCGCAGTCATGACTGCCCGCAAATCCTTCCCTTGGAATATCGCTTCTTATGAAGAAGATATGGAGCGTATTGCTCAGGAGAAGAAGGGCAAGAAGTAA
- a CDS encoding carboxyl transferase domain-containing protein yields the protein MDIEKKLEGLVKRVQYARDVLGDAEDRRLTAFAGKLDAFLETSINKTQEELWDKLNSYDESLAVLEKDIDKTLSAMDKVRIVRHSERICLEDILENVYDNYTVVGGKDDMSIDPGMVIARAYITRRVGKKVHNQPVMVVGQEKGHGQEFRNGGCIKPWGNANALRYMKVAARENIPIHTYVFTPGSYPVEDYPGAAQQIAENIYEMCGLDVPVISVISEGGSGGAEAIAMADKRLMLSHGYYSVISPEGAAAIEGRIRGGERAPAELIETCAKSQCITADDNLRFGYIDGIIREPALGARPEHFDFYKMVRAEVIRATDEVVLSVKGLRLFSKAAIKNRNKKDITDESVFVRWQISPNAKDRLLWKRYKKYRRMAQDSFEDKRSFLEKLNSAKVDAMAAAYSTVRYDMIRKYQSKIQALADEAKDEMHVVTNKFDKLKHMLIGKMGAGSKSVSEVEAALTKLSDDAEPDLPPSDYRHYISPRASEDKEITCPNAEKNGCLEIWSRDLFDEFAGVCPTCGHHFPMEYRWYMANLFDWGTVREFNKSICSANPTGFPNFQERLDAAKAKTGLQSGCITFEGAIKHTKVTCATLVAPFRGGSVGAAEGEKFIRALELAGKKRYPFLAYVHGTAGIRIQEGTNGLIQMPRVTMAVRRYIESGGLYIVLYDTNSYAGPVASFLGCSPYQYAVRSSRIGFAGPGVIKETTGMEIPPDYHSAYNALSRGHIQDIWDRRDIRRNLHQAFLTVGGRNLYYR from the coding sequence ATGGATATAGAAAAAAAACTGGAAGGACTGGTCAAGAGGGTCCAGTATGCGCGTGATGTTCTGGGTGATGCCGAGGACAGACGCCTTACTGCGTTCGCAGGCAAACTTGATGCATTCCTTGAAACCAGCATAAATAAGACTCAGGAAGAACTGTGGGATAAACTCAACTCTTACGATGAGAGCCTCGCAGTACTGGAAAAGGACATCGACAAGACCCTCTCCGCCATGGACAAGGTCCGCATCGTCCGTCATTCCGAAAGAATATGCCTCGAAGACATCCTTGAAAACGTCTACGACAACTACACTGTTGTCGGCGGTAAGGATGACATGAGCATCGACCCCGGCATGGTCATCGCACGGGCCTACATCACCCGCCGCGTGGGCAAGAAAGTCCACAACCAGCCGGTCATGGTCGTAGGTCAGGAAAAAGGCCACGGTCAGGAATTCCGCAACGGCGGCTGCATCAAGCCGTGGGGTAATGCCAACGCCCTGCGCTACATGAAAGTTGCCGCCCGCGAGAATATCCCCATCCACACCTACGTATTCACCCCCGGTTCCTATCCGGTGGAAGACTACCCCGGTGCGGCGCAGCAGATCGCGGAAAACATCTACGAAATGTGCGGCCTTGATGTGCCCGTCATTTCCGTTATTTCCGAGGGAGGCTCCGGCGGTGCTGAAGCCATCGCCATGGCTGATAAGCGTCTCATGCTTTCCCACGGCTACTATTCCGTTATCTCCCCCGAAGGCGCGGCCGCCATTGAAGGCCGCATCCGCGGCGGTGAGCGCGCTCCTGCCGAACTGATCGAAACCTGCGCCAAGTCCCAGTGCATCACTGCGGACGACAACCTGCGTTTCGGTTACATCGACGGCATTATCCGCGAACCCGCTCTGGGTGCGCGTCCCGAACATTTTGATTTCTACAAGATGGTCCGTGCGGAAGTCATCCGCGCAACCGATGAAGTTGTACTGAGCGTCAAGGGCCTCCGCCTGTTCAGTAAAGCGGCCATCAAGAACCGCAATAAAAAAGATATCACTGACGAATCCGTATTCGTACGCTGGCAGATCAGCCCCAATGCCAAGGACCGCCTGCTCTGGAAGCGTTACAAAAAATACCGCCGCATGGCTCAGGATTCCTTTGAGGACAAACGTTCCTTCCTTGAAAAGCTCAACTCCGCAAAAGTTGACGCCATGGCCGCAGCGTACTCCACAGTCCGCTACGACATGATCCGCAAGTACCAGTCCAAGATTCAGGCCCTTGCAGATGAAGCCAAGGACGAAATGCACGTTGTGACCAACAAGTTCGACAAGCTCAAGCACATGCTCATCGGAAAGATGGGTGCAGGCTCCAAGAGCGTGTCCGAAGTTGAAGCGGCCCTGACCAAGCTCTCCGATGATGCAGAGCCGGATCTTCCGCCGTCTGATTACCGTCACTACATCAGCCCCCGCGCAAGCGAGGACAAGGAAATCACCTGCCCTAACGCTGAAAAGAACGGCTGTCTCGAAATCTGGTCCCGCGACCTGTTCGACGAGTTCGCCGGGGTCTGCCCCACCTGCGGTCACCATTTTCCCATGGAATACCGCTGGTACATGGCCAACCTCTTTGACTGGGGCACAGTGCGCGAGTTCAACAAATCCATCTGCTCCGCAAACCCCACCGGATTCCCGAACTTTCAGGAACGCCTCGACGCTGCCAAGGCCAAAACCGGCCTGCAGTCCGGTTGCATCACCTTTGAAGGAGCCATCAAGCACACCAAGGTGACCTGCGCCACCCTCGTAGCCCCCTTCCGCGGCGGCTCCGTGGGTGCGGCAGAAGGTGAAAAATTCATCCGCGCCCTTGAGCTGGCAGGCAAGAAACGTTACCCCTTCCTCGCTTACGTACACGGCACTGCCGGGATCCGTATTCAGGAAGGCACCAACGGCCTGATCCAGATGCCGCGCGTAACCATGGCTGTACGCCGCTACATCGAGTCCGGCGGGCTGTATATCGTTCTTTACGATACCAACTCCTACGCCGGTCCGGTGGCAAGTTTCCTCGGCTGCTCCCCCTACCAGTACGCTGTGCGTTCCTCACGCATCGGCTTTGCGGGTCCGGGCGTTATCAAGGAAACCACCGGCATGGAAATTCCGCCGGATTACCATTCCGCATACAACGCGCTCTCCAGAGGTCACATTCAGGACATCTGGGATCGCCGCGACATCCGCCGCAACCTGCATCAGGCTTTCCTGACCGTAGGTGGCCGCAATCTGTACTACAGATAA
- a CDS encoding biotin carboxylase N-terminal domain-containing protein → MNPKTDKVLIANRGEIAVRIMQACKDLGLSFVSVYTEEDKDSGHITIAKQLGGEAAVYKIRSYNDAGDILSVADETYCTAVHPGYGFFSENFRFARRVTERDRPMTFIGPSWWVIRDLGDKINTKRLARKLGVPTIPGSDRAIYDELEAEEIASNLFEFQKEQGVRNPVVLVKASAGGGGMGIDEVYSIEEFRQVYRRIRNYSLRTFNDEGVLIEQRIFDFNHIEVQIVSERSGKKHVHFGTRNCSVQSPGRQKRIEVAPGFCPESIAYSFDAKKVLDDVVEHSLSMAREINYDNVGTWEWIVTPKGAPFLMEVNTRIQVENGVSAAISRIKGNPDVNLIKEQIRLALGDDMGYSQDDITFEGVGIEYRIIAEDTDEKFAPWAGKIENLHWDEHEWLKMHTHIPKELPYQIPTEFDPNLALAIIWGKDLEESKKRGLEFLDEFVLEGKDRKEVSLKSNLKFLAKKTTNILEF, encoded by the coding sequence TTGAATCCCAAAACAGATAAAGTACTTATTGCCAACCGAGGCGAGATTGCCGTGCGCATCATGCAGGCGTGTAAAGATCTCGGACTCAGTTTTGTCAGCGTATACACAGAAGAGGACAAGGATTCCGGACACATAACCATTGCCAAACAGCTTGGCGGTGAAGCTGCGGTTTACAAAATCAGGTCTTACAACGATGCCGGGGATATCCTCTCCGTTGCCGATGAGACTTACTGCACCGCTGTGCATCCGGGCTATGGTTTCTTCTCCGAGAACTTCCGTTTCGCACGCCGGGTAACCGAGCGCGACCGTCCCATGACCTTCATCGGACCCTCATGGTGGGTAATCCGTGATCTTGGTGACAAGATCAACACCAAACGCCTTGCCCGAAAGCTCGGTGTTCCCACCATCCCCGGTTCCGACAGAGCCATCTACGACGAACTGGAAGCGGAAGAAATCGCATCCAACCTGTTCGAATTCCAGAAAGAACAGGGCGTACGCAATCCCGTTGTCCTCGTAAAAGCATCTGCCGGCGGCGGCGGCATGGGTATTGACGAAGTTTACTCCATTGAGGAATTCCGTCAGGTATACCGCCGCATCAGAAACTACTCCCTGCGTACCTTCAACGATGAAGGCGTACTCATTGAGCAGCGCATCTTCGACTTCAACCATATTGAAGTCCAGATAGTTTCCGAACGTTCCGGTAAAAAACACGTTCACTTCGGCACCCGTAACTGCTCTGTACAGAGCCCCGGACGCCAAAAAAGAATTGAAGTAGCCCCCGGATTCTGCCCTGAAAGCATCGCCTATTCTTTTGATGCCAAAAAAGTTCTCGACGACGTTGTGGAACACTCCCTGAGCATGGCCCGCGAAATCAACTACGACAACGTGGGAACATGGGAATGGATTGTAACCCCCAAAGGCGCGCCCTTCCTCATGGAAGTAAACACCCGTATTCAGGTTGAAAACGGTGTCTCCGCCGCCATTTCACGCATCAAGGGCAACCCGGACGTAAACCTGATCAAAGAACAGATCAGACTCGCACTGGGTGATGATATGGGCTACTCTCAGGACGACATCACCTTCGAAGGTGTGGGAATCGAATACAGAATCATTGCGGAAGACACAGACGAAAAATTCGCTCCGTGGGCAGGCAAGATTGAAAACCTCCATTGGGACGAGCACGAATGGCTCAAAATGCACACACACATTCCCAAAGAACTGCCCTACCAGATTCCCACAGAATTTGACCCCAACCTGGCACTGGCCATCATCTGGGGCAAGGATCTTGAGGAATCCAAGAAACGCGGGCTCGAATTCCTTGACGAATTCGTTCTGGAAGGCAAGGACAGAAAGGAAGTATCCCTGAAGTCCAACCTTAAGTTTCTGGCCAAGAAAACAACAAACATACTGGAATTCTAA
- a CDS encoding tetratricopeptide repeat protein, protein MNNTFTSIRTKATLIGLPLIIAALLTGCGTKNEAAGLHQTGTVAFMLNKDKAASVYFEKAIDSNPEYGPSYIMLGDCYLREGKFTEAVESINKGLRLELDQGHIRLAHKKLARAYKELGNADKALEHITIYTRMSVWQDKFTPQKISETETFVAQLDLPDDKKNLAVDKIVEESTKAKAGPAAGAQEEDTDFLNTISFGLIGASAESTDEPVAAKPQEEEEESDFLDTISFGLI, encoded by the coding sequence ATGAATAATACATTTACCAGCATCAGGACCAAGGCGACCCTTATCGGGCTGCCCCTGATCATCGCCGCCCTGCTTACCGGCTGCGGCACCAAAAACGAAGCCGCCGGGCTTCACCAGACCGGAACAGTCGCCTTCATGCTCAACAAAGACAAGGCGGCCTCGGTCTATTTTGAAAAGGCAATCGACTCCAACCCGGAATACGGCCCCAGCTACATCATGCTCGGCGACTGTTACCTCCGGGAAGGCAAGTTCACTGAAGCTGTTGAATCCATCAACAAAGGGCTCCGGCTTGAACTGGACCAGGGTCACATCAGGCTGGCCCATAAAAAGCTCGCCCGGGCTTACAAAGAGCTCGGAAATGCAGACAAAGCCCTTGAGCACATAACCATCTATACCCGCATGTCCGTCTGGCAGGACAAATTCACTCCGCAGAAGATTTCCGAAACAGAAACTTTTGTAGCCCAATTGGACCTTCCGGATGACAAAAAGAATCTTGCGGTGGATAAAATCGTGGAAGAATCCACAAAAGCCAAGGCAGGACCTGCAGCAGGAGCACAGGAAGAAGATACCGACTTCCTGAATACAATCAGTTTCGGACTCATAGGAGCATCCGCCGAGAGCACCGATGAGCCTGTTGCGGCTAAACCTCAGGAAGAGGAAGAAGAATCTGACTTCCTTGATACGATCAGCTTCGGACTCATTTAA
- a CDS encoding Y-family DNA polymerase: MRIFALVDCNNFYASCERLFRPELKNRPVVVLSNNDGCVIARSQEAKAIGVPMGVPAYKYKNFFLHNDVEVFSSNYALYGDLSQRVTSTLASITPDLEVYSIDESFLEFPPCMLRELPSIGQEIRDRILKWTGIPVSVGFGETKTQAKLSSNFAKKYKKTGRTFSLCARNDMDRLLEKVPVTDIWGIGRRHGKRLIARGISTARAFRDLPNLWLKKNMSVTGLHTALELRGTPCFELDNTPQPKKTISSSRSFGRPVKKLSDLEESVAAYVSRAGEKLREQQSMTRGVMVYLTTNRFNNLPQYSNRATRMFTVATDYTPELIRTARQCIRSIYKEGYSYKKTGVVLLDLCGKYNRQCNLLEMDSKEDEDKKDKLMTLLDSANGRFGRQTLSYASEGIEQPWKMNRNFKSPAYTTCWDELPKIG, encoded by the coding sequence ATGAGAATCTTCGCGCTGGTGGACTGCAATAATTTCTACGCATCCTGCGAAAGACTTTTCCGCCCGGAACTCAAAAATCGTCCGGTAGTTGTCCTTTCCAACAATGACGGCTGCGTCATAGCCCGATCACAGGAAGCTAAAGCCATCGGGGTGCCCATGGGTGTTCCGGCGTATAAATACAAAAATTTTTTCCTGCATAATGATGTGGAAGTCTTTTCCTCCAACTACGCCCTCTATGGAGACCTCTCCCAGCGGGTAACCTCCACCCTTGCTTCCATCACCCCGGACCTTGAGGTCTATTCTATCGATGAATCCTTTCTTGAATTCCCGCCCTGCATGCTCCGCGAACTCCCCTCCATCGGACAGGAAATCAGGGACAGAATCCTCAAATGGACCGGAATTCCGGTTTCCGTAGGGTTCGGGGAAACCAAAACACAGGCAAAGCTGTCCAGCAACTTTGCCAAAAAATATAAAAAAACCGGAAGAACCTTCAGCCTCTGCGCACGAAATGACATGGACCGCTTACTGGAAAAAGTCCCGGTCACCGATATCTGGGGGATCGGCAGACGGCATGGGAAAAGGCTCATCGCCCGAGGAATATCCACTGCCCGCGCTTTCCGGGATCTGCCCAACCTCTGGCTCAAAAAAAATATGTCCGTAACCGGACTGCATACCGCTCTTGAGCTGCGCGGCACGCCCTGCTTTGAGCTGGACAACACCCCGCAACCCAAGAAAACCATATCTTCATCCCGCTCCTTCGGACGTCCGGTCAAAAAACTATCCGACCTTGAAGAGTCCGTTGCCGCCTATGTTTCCCGTGCCGGAGAAAAACTGCGCGAACAGCAATCAATGACCCGTGGTGTAATGGTCTACCTGACCACCAACCGCTTCAACAACCTGCCCCAGTACTCCAACCGCGCCACCCGCATGTTCACTGTCGCCACAGATTACACCCCGGAGCTGATCCGTACGGCCCGCCAATGTATCCGCTCCATATACAAAGAAGGATACAGCTACAAAAAGACCGGGGTGGTATTGCTTGATCTCTGCGGAAAATACAACCGCCAATGCAACCTGCTGGAAATGGACAGCAAAGAAGATGAAGACAAAAAAGACAAACTCATGACCCTGCTGGACTCAGCCAACGGTCGCTTCGGAAGGCAGACCCTGAGCTATGCATCTGAAGGAATTGAGCAGCCTTGGAAGATGAACAGGAATTTTAAATCTCCGGCCTACACCACCTGCTGGGACGAACTCCCCAAGATCGGGTAA
- a CDS encoding LexA family transcriptional regulator, with amino-acid sequence MKHFFPEILFPEAAGRTKLPLLLSEVAAGFPSPADDYIDKKMDLNEQLISNKAATFLMRAYGDSMHDANIREGDILVVDRSMDSRNNSIIIAVVNGELTVKRIRQQDGRLYLIPENPDYSPLEITAETSFEIWGVVTYIIHKAV; translated from the coding sequence ATGAAACATTTTTTCCCGGAAATACTCTTTCCTGAAGCCGCCGGCAGGACCAAACTGCCTTTGCTCCTGTCCGAGGTCGCGGCAGGCTTCCCCTCCCCTGCAGACGACTACATCGATAAAAAAATGGACCTCAATGAGCAGTTGATCAGCAATAAAGCTGCAACTTTCCTTATGCGGGCCTACGGGGATTCCATGCACGACGCCAACATCAGGGAAGGGGACATACTGGTGGTGGACCGCTCCATGGACAGCCGCAACAACTCCATCATCATCGCGGTGGTTAACGGAGAACTGACCGTAAAACGAATCAGGCAACAGGACGGAAGACTCTACCTGATCCCGGAAAATCCGGACTATTCGCCACTGGAAATCACCGCTGAAACTTCCTTTGAAATCTGGGGGGTGGTGACCTACATCATCCACAAGGCGGTCTGA
- a CDS encoding exopolyphosphatase: protein MRLLTRSDFDGLACAVLLKEIGIMDNWMFVHPKDVQDGRYPGDPNDIVANVPYIEGCGYWFDHHSSEEERLSMNLDYKGMSKSAKSAARVIWEYFGGHEKFADKFDEMLHYVDKVDSGDLTAEEVANPKGWILLGFIMDPRTGLGRYRHFKVSNYQLMEHLIDYCRELPITEILALPDVKERVDLYLERDKQFRDMLQSRTEMFGNVAILDLREQEEIYPGNRFTLYSMFPECNISIQIIWGKMKQNTVFSVGHSILNRTSKVDVGSVMLKFGGGGHKQVGTCQVPHDEADAALGQMVAMFMEKSYE from the coding sequence ATGCGGCTTTTGACACGATCAGACTTTGACGGCCTGGCCTGTGCGGTCCTGCTTAAGGAAATCGGGATCATGGACAACTGGATGTTTGTCCATCCCAAAGACGTACAGGACGGACGCTACCCCGGTGACCCCAACGACATTGTTGCCAACGTTCCTTATATAGAAGGTTGCGGCTACTGGTTCGACCACCACTCAAGTGAAGAAGAACGCCTCAGCATGAACCTTGACTACAAAGGCATGTCCAAATCAGCTAAAAGTGCTGCCCGTGTTATCTGGGAGTATTTCGGCGGCCACGAAAAATTCGCTGATAAGTTCGACGAAATGCTCCACTACGTGGACAAGGTGGACAGCGGAGACCTCACTGCCGAGGAAGTCGCCAACCCCAAAGGCTGGATTCTGCTCGGCTTCATCATGGACCCGCGTACCGGACTGGGCAGGTACAGACATTTCAAAGTCAGCAACTATCAGCTCATGGAGCATCTCATTGACTATTGCCGCGAGTTGCCCATCACTGAAATCCTCGCCCTGCCCGACGTCAAGGAACGTGTGGACCTCTACCTTGAAAGAGACAAGCAATTCCGCGACATGCTGCAAAGCCGCACTGAGATGTTCGGCAATGTAGCCATTCTCGACCTGCGCGAACAGGAAGAGATCTATCCCGGCAACAGATTCACCCTCTACTCCATGTTCCCTGAATGCAACATCAGCATCCAGATTATCTGGGGCAAGATGAAACAGAACACCGTGTTTTCCGTGGGCCACAGCATCCTCAACCGCACCAGCAAAGTGGACGTGGGAAGCGTGATGCTCAAGTTCGGCGGCGGCGGACACAAACAGGTCGGAACCTGCCAGGTCCCCCACGATGAAGCGGACGCTGCCCTCGGCCAGATGGTAGCCATGTTCATGGAAAAAAGTTACGAATAG
- a CDS encoding universal stress protein codes for MIFSKILIPVDDSKHSDSAVKYGISLAEISGTDIIILHCHRPVPTGLGEPNFQKAIDDATRESYAVLKKKTALLEGKDINYEEKIIGGSIAKSIKTVAETEGCDLIIMGSKGKSDLEGLVVGSVTHKVLHIAECPVLVIK; via the coding sequence ATGATCTTTTCAAAAATACTTATCCCGGTTGACGATTCCAAACACTCCGACAGTGCAGTCAAATACGGTATCTCCCTTGCTGAAATCTCAGGCACCGACATCATTATCCTGCACTGCCACCGCCCTGTACCCACAGGACTGGGCGAGCCCAACTTCCAGAAAGCAATTGATGACGCCACCCGCGAATCATACGCAGTCCTCAAAAAAAAGACCGCCCTTTTAGAAGGAAAAGACATTAATTATGAAGAAAAGATTATCGGCGGCTCCATTGCAAAATCAATCAAGACTGTTGCGGAAACAGAAGGATGCGACCTGATCATCATGGGCTCCAAGGGCAAATCCGACCTTGAAGGGCTTGTTGTGGGCAGTGTAACCCACAAAGTCCTGCATATCGCCGAATGCCCGGTACTGGTTATCAAATAG
- a CDS encoding TetR/AcrR family transcriptional regulator, giving the protein MTKKDTVLKAAKELFGELGYSGTTFKKIADRAGVAVGLLSHHYGNKEKLFRAAGFDVAERLTQALQDEVVQAENGFDAVCRFARRYLEFSVDPDEDFLVLIRCSPYSDLKTGEDRDAMVHKFVQIPVLLENCVARGVRDGSIPNLPVSETASVVLCNLVGAVRTNLLTPYSPPSLYKEILNFISRALKAS; this is encoded by the coding sequence ATGACCAAAAAGGATACAGTTTTAAAGGCGGCCAAGGAGCTTTTCGGTGAGCTGGGATACAGCGGCACCACCTTTAAGAAGATCGCAGACCGTGCCGGAGTGGCTGTGGGGCTGCTTTCCCATCATTACGGGAACAAGGAAAAGCTTTTTCGTGCTGCAGGTTTTGATGTTGCTGAACGTTTGACTCAGGCATTGCAGGATGAGGTCGTGCAGGCTGAAAACGGTTTTGATGCTGTTTGCAGGTTTGCGCGCCGCTATCTTGAGTTTTCCGTTGACCCTGATGAGGACTTTCTGGTGCTGATCAGGTGTTCGCCGTACAGTGATCTGAAAACCGGGGAAGACAGGGACGCCATGGTCCATAAATTCGTCCAGATTCCCGTATTGCTTGAAAACTGTGTCGCCCGGGGAGTGCGCGACGGTTCAATTCCCAATCTGCCTGTTTCTGAAACTGCATCTGTTGTGCTTTGCAACCTTGTCGGCGCGGTCAGAACCAACCTGCTTACCCCTTACAGCCCGCCCAGCCTGTATAAGGAAATTTTGAATTTTATCAGCAGGGCGTTGAAAGCGTCATAA